One Symphalangus syndactylus isolate Jambi chromosome 9, NHGRI_mSymSyn1-v2.1_pri, whole genome shotgun sequence DNA segment encodes these proteins:
- the LOC129490293 gene encoding prefoldin subunit 5-like isoform X2, producing MAQSINIMELNLLQLEMLKNQLDQEVDSMYVPGKLHDVEHGLIDVGTGYYVEKTAEDAKDFFKRKIDFLTKQMEKIQLALQEKHTMKQAVMEMMSQKIQQLTALGAQATAKA from the exons ATGGCACAGTCTATTAACATCATGGAGCTGAATCTGCTGCAGCTAGAAATGCTCAAGAACCAGCTGGACCAGGAAGTGGA TTCTATGTATGTCCCTGGGAAGCTGCATGATGTGGAACACGGGCTCATCGATGTGGGAACTGGGTACTATGTAGAGAAAACAGCTGAGGATGCCAAGGACTTCTTCAAGAGAAAGATAGACTTTCTAACCAAGCAGATGGAAAAAATCCAACTAGCTCTTCAGGAGAAGCACACCATGAAACAGGCTGTCATGGAAATGATGAGTCAGAAGATTCAGCAGCTCACAGCCCTGGGGGCTCAGGCTACTGCTAAGGCCTGA
- the LOC129490293 gene encoding prefoldin subunit 5-like isoform X1: MAQSINIMELNLLQLEMLKNQLDQEVEFLSTSIAQLKVVQTKYVEAKDCLNVLNKSNEGKGLLVPLTSSMYVPGKLHDVEHGLIDVGTGYYVEKTAEDAKDFFKRKIDFLTKQMEKIQLALQEKHTMKQAVMEMMSQKIQQLTALGAQATAKA, from the coding sequence ATGGCACAGTCTATTAACATCATGGAGCTGAATCTGCTGCAGCTAGAAATGCTCAAGAACCAGCTGGACCAGGAAGTGGAGTTCTTGTCCACATCCATTGCCCAGCTCAAAGTGGTACAGACCAAGTATGTGGAAGCCAAGGACTGTCTGAACGTGCTGAACAAGAGCAACGAGGGGAAAGGATTACTTGTCCCACTGACGAGTTCTATGTATGTCCCTGGGAAGCTGCATGATGTGGAACACGGGCTCATCGATGTGGGAACTGGGTACTATGTAGAGAAAACAGCTGAGGATGCCAAGGACTTCTTCAAGAGAAAGATAGACTTTCTAACCAAGCAGATGGAAAAAATCCAACTAGCTCTTCAGGAGAAGCACACCATGAAACAGGCTGTCATGGAAATGATGAGTCAGAAGATTCAGCAGCTCACAGCCCTGGGGGCTCAGGCTACTGCTAAGGCCTGA